In Caldisericia bacterium, the DNA window TGCATACTCATACGCTGGCAAAATCAATCCATCTTCAAGAAGTTTTTTTGCTTCTATTTCAAAAGTGTCAAAAGTATTTTTAAGCATCTTAATATTCGCCTTTTCAAAGGAATATATACAGTGTTCTCTCTCTTCCATGAGTCTTAACTCTCCATAGGTGTATTCTTTGTTCCACATAATATCAAAGATAGATTTTTTATTCTGCAAGAAAAGCACAATTCTTTCAAGACCGTATGTTATCTCCACAGAAACAGGAGATAAGTTAATTCCACCAGCCTGTTGAAAGTATGTAAATTGCGTTATCTCCATCCCATCAAGCCAGACTTCCCAACCAACTCCCCATGCACCAAGTGTAGGCGCCTCCCAGTTATCTTCAACAAATCTTATGTCATGTTCGCTTTCCTTTATACCTAACTCTTCAAGACTTCTTATGTAGAGAGGTATAACATCATCTGGTGGTGGTTTTAAAATTACCTGGAATTGATAATGTT includes these proteins:
- a CDS encoding glycine--tRNA ligase subunit alpha, with protein sequence GYDIEVGAGTMSPLTFFGVLGKKSWRVAYVQPSRRPADGRYGENPNRLYKHYQFQVILKPPPDDVIPLYIRSLEELGIKESEHDIRFVEDNWEAPTLGAWGVGWEVWLDGMEITQFTYFQQAGGINLSPVSVEITYGLERIVLFLQNKKSIFDIMWNKEYTYGELRLMEEREHCIYSFEKANIKMLKNTFDTFEIEAKKLLEDGLILPAYEYALKCSHIFNILDARRAFGVTERTNYINRIRGIANMCAKLYSEAYNE